In one Parabacteroides sp. FAFU027 genomic region, the following are encoded:
- a CDS encoding discoidin domain-containing protein, giving the protein MTKKIFVGILISLFFTGVSNAQTGKPIPCGPTPTENQMRVQEMESYAFVHFSLNTYTDQSWGFGNEDVKLFNPQQADCRQWARICKESGMKGIIITAKHHCGFCLWPSKYTEYSVKNAPWKNGKGDMVREMADACKEYGLKFGVYLSPWDRNSKDYGKPEYITYFRNQLTELLTNYGEVFEIWFDGANGGDGYYGGANETRKIDAKTYYDWKNTYALIHKLQPKCVIWNDGGDRGDLRWVGTEEGNVGETNWSLLNATGDVSWNMLHFGLETGNKWVMAEVNTSIRPEWFYHPNEDDKVKTVPQLMDLYYNSIGRNGTMLLNFPIMPNGLIHPTDEKNGIEFAKAVKESFAVNLALNKNAKASNVRGKSGKFAASMALDGNKNTYWATDDNTKTASLTIDLGKPTIFNRFLAQEYIRLGQRVKAFKVEALVDGNWKELAKATTIGYKRILRFPAVKATQVRFSITDSKCCPVISNIGVYNAPVFLYAPVITRNQSGQVAIITNDIGPIFYYTLDGSVPTSNSTKYTGPFTADGKVTVKAISYDPASRKSSPVALEKFDISRKNWKLVGITDERASAVIDGDPASVWHQRDGKKMPIDLVIDLGNEYNVSGFKYLPDQNKWSSGIITTYEFYVSDDNMNWKIADQGEFSNIKNNPLLQTKKFTPVMARYIKLRALKNTFGDNVAGYAEVDVITE; this is encoded by the coding sequence ATGACGAAGAAAATTTTTGTGGGAATTTTGATTTCCTTGTTTTTTACGGGTGTTTCGAATGCCCAAACCGGTAAGCCAATCCCTTGTGGCCCTACTCCAACAGAGAACCAAATGCGGGTGCAGGAAATGGAAAGTTACGCTTTCGTTCATTTCTCGCTTAACACGTACACCGACCAGTCGTGGGGTTTTGGCAACGAAGATGTGAAGCTTTTTAATCCGCAGCAAGCCGATTGCCGCCAGTGGGCGCGTATTTGCAAAGAATCGGGGATGAAAGGGATTATCATCACTGCCAAACACCACTGTGGTTTCTGTCTGTGGCCATCCAAGTACACCGAATATTCAGTAAAAAACGCCCCGTGGAAAAACGGCAAAGGCGATATGGTGCGCGAAATGGCCGATGCCTGCAAAGAATATGGGCTGAAATTCGGGGTTTACCTGTCGCCTTGGGACAGAAATAGCAAGGATTACGGAAAACCGGAATACATCACCTATTTCCGTAACCAGCTCACCGAACTGCTGACCAATTATGGCGAGGTTTTTGAAATTTGGTTCGATGGAGCCAACGGGGGCGACGGATACTACGGCGGAGCCAACGAGACCCGCAAGATTGATGCGAAAACTTATTACGATTGGAAAAATACCTATGCCCTGATTCACAAGCTGCAGCCCAAATGTGTGATCTGGAATGATGGCGGTGACCGTGGCGATCTGCGTTGGGTGGGTACCGAAGAAGGAAATGTGGGCGAAACCAACTGGAGCTTATTAAATGCGACCGGTGATGTTAGCTGGAATATGTTGCATTTCGGCCTCGAAACCGGCAATAAATGGGTCATGGCTGAGGTAAATACCTCTATCCGTCCCGAATGGTTCTATCATCCGAACGAAGATGATAAAGTGAAGACCGTTCCTCAACTGATGGATTTGTACTACAATTCAATAGGTCGCAATGGAACTATGTTGCTCAATTTCCCTATCATGCCCAATGGCTTGATCCACCCGACAGACGAAAAGAATGGGATTGAATTTGCCAAAGCGGTAAAAGAGTCGTTTGCGGTTAATCTTGCACTCAATAAAAATGCAAAAGCATCGAACGTGCGTGGAAAATCAGGCAAATTTGCCGCTTCGATGGCTCTTGACGGAAACAAAAATACTTATTGGGCAACCGATGACAATACGAAGACAGCTTCGTTGACCATCGATTTGGGTAAACCAACGATATTCAATCGTTTTCTGGCGCAGGAATATATTCGATTAGGGCAGCGTGTAAAAGCCTTCAAGGTAGAAGCTCTTGTGGACGGAAACTGGAAAGAACTGGCCAAGGCGACCACCATCGGTTACAAACGTATCCTTCGTTTTCCGGCCGTAAAGGCTACGCAGGTGCGTTTCAGTATTACCGACTCAAAATGCTGCCCGGTCATTTCGAATATTGGTGTGTATAATGCGCCGGTATTCCTCTATGCTCCCGTTATTACCCGAAACCAATCAGGCCAAGTGGCAATAATTACAAATGATATCGGCCCGATATTCTATTATACATTAGACGGCAGCGTACCGACTTCAAACTCAACCAAATATACAGGCCCTTTCACAGCAGACGGGAAGGTGACCGTGAAGGCCATCTCCTACGATCCTGCTTCACGCAAAAGCAGCCCGGTGGCTTTGGAGAAATTTGACATTTCCAGAAAAAACTGGAAGCTTGTCGGAATTACTGATGAAAGGGCTTCTGCCGTTATTGATGGAGATCCAGCCAGCGTATGGCATCAGAGAGATGGCAAAAAAATGCCAATTGACTTGGTGATTGATTTAGGAAATGAATACAATGTATCCGGGTTCAAATACCTGCCCGATCAGAATAAATGGAGTTCAGGTATTATTACCACTTACGAGTTTTATGTGTCGGACGATAATATGAATTGGAAAATTGCGGATCAAGGCGAATTTTCCAATATCAAAAACAATCCATTGTTACAGACCAAAAAATTCACCCCGGTAATGGCTCGATATATCAAACTCCGTGCTTTGAAAAACACTTTTGGCGATAATGTAGCGGGGTATGCCGAAGTGGATGTGATAACAGAGTAA
- a CDS encoding sugar-binding domain-containing protein — protein sequence MDKIFFRAKALFCLLFICIFSIFAQTNLERKQLFDYDWKFFLGDTVAAKQKNFNDASWRSLDLPHDWSIEGRVNPKNPTKGAGGYFPAGIGWYRKTFQTPIDWKGKSVSVYFEGVYMNSEVFINGKSLGVHPYGYSSFIYDLSSYLDFGKTNVIAVRVDNSKHLNSRWYSGSGIYRHVWMQVTDPVHVAHWGVAVTTPEVSPKKASVQVKTIVKNVSAIPQNITLKTTLWNKSGKVAGSKSVKVQLSANGQKDVFQLIPVANPLLWSPESPDLYQAQIQLISSNKIIDNSKTTFGIRSLKFSAENGFQLNGKPLKINGGCVHHENGCLGSAAYDRAEERKIELLKAGGFNVVRTSHNTPSEAFLDACDRLGLLVMDESFDCWTIGKNPNDYSVYFNQWWERDLQAMVLRDRNHPSIFMWSIGNEIPERGKPEAVKTATMLIDALKKMDNTRPITSAIVENGKDWTIMDSLMAVHDVVGYNYHLFAAPDDHKRVPSRMIVQTESYPKDAFVNWKLVHDNSYVLGDIVWTAIDYLGESGIGRYYYSGEVPGENWDNDMFPIHAAYCGDIDLIGWRKPISHYRSMLYNDNQKLYMAVREPAPEPLEIKETWWSVYPTWESWTWPGFEGRSVQVEVYSKYSKVRLYLNDKLIGEQSVGRDQQFKATFTVPYAAGVLKAVGVDNGKEIESTLLKTAGEAAAIKLTADRKEMTANGQDLIFVTVELTDKNGVQQPNANNRLNFKVEGEGTIAGVGNADVRDTDPYVGNTRKAWKGRAQVVVKSTQKAGEIKLIVNSPGIENAILNIKTNNANQ from the coding sequence ATGGATAAAATCTTTTTTAGAGCTAAAGCGTTGTTTTGCCTGCTGTTTATTTGCATATTTTCAATTTTTGCGCAAACCAATCTGGAAAGAAAACAACTTTTCGATTACGATTGGAAATTCTTTTTGGGCGATACAGTCGCTGCGAAACAAAAAAACTTCAACGATGCCTCATGGCGAAGTCTGGACTTACCTCACGATTGGAGTATTGAAGGAAGAGTGAATCCTAAAAATCCCACAAAAGGTGCCGGCGGTTATTTCCCTGCTGGCATCGGTTGGTATCGAAAAACATTTCAGACTCCCATTGATTGGAAGGGCAAGTCAGTATCCGTTTATTTTGAAGGGGTATATATGAATTCCGAAGTATTTATAAATGGCAAATCGTTAGGTGTTCATCCTTACGGTTATTCATCATTCATCTACGATCTTAGCTCTTATCTTGATTTTGGCAAAACAAATGTAATTGCCGTACGCGTAGATAATTCAAAACACCTGAATAGCCGTTGGTATAGCGGTTCGGGCATTTATCGCCATGTGTGGATGCAGGTAACAGATCCGGTGCATGTGGCGCATTGGGGCGTTGCTGTAACTACACCCGAAGTTAGCCCGAAAAAGGCAAGCGTACAGGTGAAAACGATTGTGAAAAACGTAAGCGCAATCCCTCAAAATATTACCTTAAAAACCACTTTGTGGAACAAAAGCGGGAAAGTTGCCGGAAGCAAAAGTGTAAAGGTTCAGCTTTCGGCTAATGGGCAGAAAGACGTTTTTCAGCTTATTCCGGTGGCAAATCCTTTGCTCTGGTCGCCCGAATCGCCCGATTTGTATCAGGCGCAGATTCAGTTGATAAGTAGCAATAAAATTATTGACAACTCGAAAACCACATTTGGTATTCGTAGCCTGAAATTCAGTGCCGAAAATGGATTTCAACTCAATGGAAAACCCCTGAAGATAAACGGTGGATGTGTACACCACGAAAATGGCTGCTTAGGTTCAGCAGCTTACGACCGTGCCGAAGAGCGAAAAATCGAATTGCTCAAAGCAGGCGGTTTTAATGTGGTAAGAACTTCTCACAATACGCCTTCTGAAGCTTTTTTGGATGCATGCGACCGTTTAGGCTTGTTGGTGATGGACGAATCGTTCGATTGCTGGACAATAGGGAAAAATCCGAATGATTATTCGGTGTATTTCAACCAATGGTGGGAGCGCGATTTGCAGGCTATGGTGCTGCGCGACCGCAACCACCCATCTATTTTCATGTGGAGCATTGGCAACGAAATTCCTGAACGCGGTAAACCTGAAGCGGTAAAAACAGCGACTATGCTGATTGATGCGCTAAAAAAGATGGATAATACCCGTCCGATAACCTCGGCCATTGTAGAGAATGGTAAGGACTGGACTATCATGGACTCCCTGATGGCAGTGCATGATGTGGTTGGTTACAATTACCACTTGTTTGCAGCTCCAGATGATCATAAACGGGTGCCATCGCGCATGATTGTTCAGACCGAATCCTATCCCAAAGATGCTTTTGTGAACTGGAAATTGGTACACGATAATAGCTATGTGTTGGGCGATATTGTTTGGACAGCCATCGACTATCTGGGCGAATCGGGCATTGGTCGCTATTATTATTCGGGCGAAGTACCGGGCGAAAACTGGGACAACGATATGTTCCCCATTCATGCGGCCTATTGTGGTGATATTGATTTGATCGGTTGGCGGAAACCTATCTCTCACTATCGTAGTATGTTGTACAACGACAATCAGAAACTCTATATGGCTGTGCGCGAGCCGGCTCCCGAACCGCTTGAAATTAAAGAAACCTGGTGGTCGGTTTATCCAACCTGGGAGAGCTGGACATGGCCGGGGTTTGAAGGACGAAGTGTTCAGGTAGAAGTCTATTCGAAATATTCGAAAGTAAGACTTTACCTTAACGATAAGCTGATTGGAGAACAATCTGTTGGTCGCGATCAACAATTTAAAGCAACCTTCACAGTGCCTTATGCTGCCGGAGTGCTCAAAGCTGTTGGTGTTGATAACGGCAAAGAAATTGAGTCAACGCTTCTAAAAACTGCCGGCGAAGCAGCAGCAATCAAATTAACTGCTGATAGAAAGGAAATGACTGCCAATGGTCAGGATTTGATATTTGTAACCGTTGAGTTAACGGATAAAAACGGAGTGCAACAACCCAATGCCAACAATCGCCTGAATTTTAAAGTGGAAGGAGAAGGAACAATTGCCGGAGTGGGCAATGCCGATGTAAGAGACACCGATCCTTATGTTGGTAATACCCGTAAGGCCTGGAAAGGCAGAGCGCAGGTAGTGGTTAAGAGCACGCAAAAAGCAGGCGAAATTAAACTAATAGTAAATTCTCCGGGAATAGAGAATGCGATATTGAATATTAAAACAAATAATGCGAATCAATAG
- a CDS encoding T9SS type A sorting domain-containing protein translates to MKFKLIFALMACVSAVNAQTTNCFLDDFVPKTATIPVSQVAVKTTSTPAVTVTVSADTIGAISKYVFGNAIAAWMGNNTGNATFVKNTKALNPSLIRFPGGSWGNIFFWNGRPTDLPDSIYDGASGKKVKFTSISGTNEWSTTTANYYTLRQQTGSQGLITVNYGYARYGLGQNPVAQAAHQAAEWVRYDKGRTKFWEIGNENPGPWEAGWMIDTKTNKDGQPQIINGQLYGQHFKIFADSMRAAAKQVNAKIFIGALILHYDGATSWNSVDKTWNAGVFSQVGDAADFYVMHNYFGNDKNADNLLSVALTEPAKNSSFIRQDIINKEAFAKPIALTEYNMDGNKSGSTMVRSYVNGMQATILFNELIKNNFGLGARWLLASGDDGMFYQGNNTSLLWQPRPDFYYAYYQQKFTGDHAISATSTNSSILAYASRFASGETGVVLVNKAKTAQVVKINPKNIGVGSKYYTYTLTGGVDNIDSSLYVSVNGVAPTGTQWGPRETLETIPANAYSTDGSIVVNCPRMSVQFIMLDAGIPASINNLREDKFGVTNYPNPFSGTTTIKFQTDSAEPVSIEVFDQTGRKISTLINNALLSGDQTVNFDGSSLPAGVYFYKLKIGNYATTRKMILLK, encoded by the coding sequence ATGAAATTTAAATTGATATTTGCGTTAATGGCGTGTGTTTCGGCAGTGAATGCCCAAACCACCAATTGCTTTCTGGATGATTTTGTTCCTAAAACAGCTACCATTCCTGTTTCTCAAGTAGCAGTTAAAACTACAAGTACACCAGCCGTAACCGTAACTGTTTCAGCTGACACCATTGGTGCAATTTCTAAATACGTATTTGGAAATGCCATAGCCGCCTGGATGGGGAATAACACAGGTAACGCTACGTTTGTAAAAAACACAAAGGCGTTGAATCCGTCTTTGATCCGTTTTCCGGGCGGTAGCTGGGGTAATATCTTTTTCTGGAACGGAAGACCAACTGATCTGCCCGATTCAATTTATGACGGTGCATCTGGCAAAAAGGTAAAGTTTACCTCCATTTCAGGAACGAATGAATGGTCCACTACTACGGCAAACTATTATACGTTGCGTCAGCAGACGGGTTCACAAGGGCTTATTACGGTTAATTACGGTTATGCGCGATACGGGCTAGGTCAAAATCCTGTTGCGCAGGCTGCCCATCAGGCTGCCGAATGGGTGCGCTACGATAAAGGGCGGACAAAATTCTGGGAGATTGGGAATGAAAATCCCGGTCCTTGGGAGGCAGGCTGGATGATAGATACAAAAACCAATAAAGACGGGCAACCACAGATAATAAATGGACAGCTTTACGGTCAGCATTTTAAGATTTTTGCCGACTCTATGAGGGCAGCAGCAAAACAAGTGAATGCTAAAATTTTCATTGGTGCACTTATATTGCATTATGATGGCGCAACAAGCTGGAATTCGGTGGATAAAACATGGAACGCCGGGGTTTTTAGCCAGGTGGGAGATGCAGCCGATTTTTATGTAATGCATAATTATTTTGGAAATGATAAAAATGCCGATAATTTATTGTCGGTAGCACTAACAGAGCCGGCAAAAAACAGCAGCTTTATTCGGCAGGATATTATCAATAAAGAAGCTTTCGCAAAGCCCATAGCGTTGACTGAATATAATATGGATGGTAATAAGTCCGGTTCAACCATGGTGCGTTCATATGTTAATGGGATGCAGGCGACTATCCTGTTTAATGAGTTGATTAAGAACAACTTTGGTTTAGGTGCAAGATGGTTGCTTGCCTCGGGTGACGATGGTATGTTTTATCAGGGGAATAATACCAGTTTGTTGTGGCAGCCACGTCCTGACTTCTATTATGCCTATTATCAGCAGAAGTTTACCGGCGATCATGCGATTTCTGCGACTTCAACCAATTCAAGTATTTTGGCCTACGCTTCCCGGTTTGCTTCAGGTGAAACCGGGGTTGTGCTTGTAAACAAAGCGAAAACCGCTCAGGTTGTCAAAATCAATCCTAAGAATATCGGTGTTGGAAGTAAATATTATACTTACACCTTGACTGGCGGTGTTGATAATATTGATTCTTCATTATATGTGTCGGTAAATGGTGTCGCACCGACCGGCACACAATGGGGACCGCGTGAAACTTTGGAGACAATTCCGGCGAATGCCTACTCTACAGACGGATCAATCGTGGTGAATTGCCCCAGAATGTCGGTTCAGTTTATTATGCTCGATGCAGGAATTCCAGCCTCAATTAATAATTTGAGGGAAGATAAATTTGGTGTTACCAATTATCCGAATCCATTTTCGGGTACTACAACCATCAAGTTTCAAACAGATTCAGCAGAGCCTGTTTCTATAGAGGTTTTTGACCAAACGGGTAGAAAAATTTCTACTTTAATAAATAATGCATTACTCTCAGGTGATCAAACTGTAAATTTTGATGGAAGTTCATTACCTGCTGGGGTGTATTTCTATAAATTGAAAATTGGAAATTATGCGACAACCCGAAAAATGATTCTTTTGAAATAA
- a CDS encoding carbohydrate-binding protein, translating into MKSSNSNKSMSHFRNVTKSFFIALTVLLLFPLCVNAQEEQTLQVGSTTRQMIVYAPSGIKQNCPLIITMHGMGQTMNDQKNQTSFQPVADANGFILVYPQSIGTTWDLNGTSDIDFILAIINEMYKRYGIDRDRVYLSGFSMGGMMCYYAATKIADKIAAIAPVSGYLMSGPNAVSSRPIPIIHLHGMNDNFVPYSNVQTHIDAWVKRNGCPPAVVTNPFSDMLSIKKYYGPGKEGVEVVFIGVNGVDHWYSNGTGGVVSSQEIWNFCSRYSLKIGVAEFVSAAVSNNNPKQINLTLSASIADSVNFKGFTVKVNNQTVAVSNVVLSDSNKLAINLQSNVIKSDEILLSYNNGNVWSRLGKKMANFNDKPVDNALTGSYPHILEVSTNTGGDTLKVKLNKKMLLPTSLDGFALSAAYNGNQAITLSKCIVSKTDSTILIMTLGQKVYRDYQLTLAYSGVNVASVDSGLLKPVTSFQVTNVANGLPATAKSAKLNADGITLNVKFSKPMLLTTAQLTSMAIIKNFTARCVVKSFSAQDSSIIFKLTDATHYGDTVRVTYIPGTVKAEDNGTLTAFTRLVAQSDVQATNWITIPGRIEAENFAFKSGMQAETTTDTGGGQNMGYIATGDWAEYTIDNTSTGKDFQISFRLSAPSAGGAIDYYLDGVKGGSFNVPATGDWQVFQSTDMKLTANPGKHYLKVVAKTTGFNFNYMDVKALNTGLAQVNAEGTQVYFNPSSSKLEIKTNGFDFNKIEIFDMMGKLLLSKPCDGMPKLSIPVAIPEGVCLVKISNATQFQVKKVAVSGKK; encoded by the coding sequence ATGAAATCATCAAACTCAAACAAATCAATGTCTCATTTTCGAAATGTAACAAAGTCTTTTTTCATAGCACTCACAGTACTTTTACTATTCCCTTTATGTGTGAATGCACAGGAAGAACAAACCTTACAAGTGGGTTCAACTACCCGCCAGATGATTGTTTATGCACCATCAGGCATTAAACAAAATTGCCCCCTAATAATTACGATGCACGGGATGGGTCAAACGATGAACGACCAAAAAAATCAAACTTCATTTCAGCCGGTTGCAGATGCCAATGGCTTTATTCTGGTTTACCCTCAATCAATCGGCACTACGTGGGATTTGAATGGTACGAGTGATATTGATTTTATTCTGGCAATTATTAATGAAATGTATAAACGCTACGGTATTGACCGTGACCGTGTTTATCTTTCAGGTTTTTCGATGGGCGGCATGATGTGTTATTATGCTGCAACCAAAATAGCCGATAAAATTGCCGCAATTGCACCGGTTAGCGGCTATCTGATGAGTGGACCTAATGCCGTTAGTTCACGACCAATTCCGATAATACATCTACATGGTATGAATGATAATTTTGTACCTTATAGCAATGTACAAACTCATATTGATGCCTGGGTTAAAAGAAATGGTTGCCCACCAGCCGTTGTAACAAATCCATTTTCTGATATGTTGTCAATAAAGAAATATTATGGACCAGGAAAAGAAGGTGTTGAGGTTGTATTTATAGGTGTTAACGGAGTAGATCACTGGTATTCTAATGGTACTGGTGGTGTGGTTTCCAGTCAGGAAATCTGGAACTTTTGTAGCCGATACTCCCTGAAAATTGGTGTGGCGGAGTTCGTGTCGGCCGCCGTTTCAAACAACAATCCGAAACAAATCAACCTCACCCTGAGTGCTTCAATTGCTGATTCTGTGAACTTTAAAGGCTTCACTGTGAAAGTGAACAATCAAACGGTGGCTGTAAGTAATGTTGTGTTGTCTGATTCAAATAAGTTAGCCATCAATTTACAGAGCAATGTTATTAAGTCTGATGAAATTTTGCTGTCCTACAACAATGGTAATGTTTGGTCGCGACTTGGCAAAAAAATGGCGAATTTCAATGATAAACCGGTGGATAATGCACTTACAGGTTCTTATCCCCACATATTAGAGGTTAGTACAAATACAGGAGGTGATACTTTGAAAGTCAAGTTGAATAAGAAAATGTTGTTGCCAACCTCGTTGGACGGATTTGCCCTTTCGGCGGCTTACAACGGCAATCAGGCAATAACTTTATCTAAATGTATTGTTTCAAAAACAGATTCTACCATTTTAATAATGACTTTAGGTCAGAAAGTGTACAGAGATTATCAATTAACACTGGCATATTCGGGTGTAAATGTAGCTTCGGTGGATAGTGGTTTGCTGAAGCCTGTTACTTCGTTTCAGGTAACTAACGTGGCCAATGGGCTACCTGCAACAGCTAAATCAGCTAAATTAAATGCAGATGGCATTACTTTAAATGTGAAATTTTCAAAACCGATGCTGTTGACTACGGCGCAGCTCACGTCGATGGCAATTATTAAAAACTTTACTGCCCGTTGTGTCGTCAAATCGTTTTCTGCTCAGGACAGTTCCATCATCTTCAAACTAACCGATGCAACCCATTACGGAGATACGGTGCGGGTAACCTATATTCCCGGTACAGTTAAAGCTGAAGATAATGGCACGCTAACCGCTTTTACCCGATTGGTAGCCCAAAGTGATGTTCAGGCTACCAACTGGATAACTATTCCCGGAAGAATTGAAGCAGAAAACTTTGCATTCAAATCGGGTATGCAAGCCGAAACCACCACGGATACCGGAGGTGGACAAAATATGGGATATATCGCAACAGGTGATTGGGCAGAATATACCATTGATAACACATCTACAGGCAAGGATTTTCAGATTTCGTTCCGACTTTCAGCTCCAAGTGCCGGTGGTGCTATCGATTATTATCTCGATGGAGTCAAAGGAGGAAGCTTTAATGTGCCAGCTACAGGCGATTGGCAGGTGTTTCAATCTACTGATATGAAGCTGACCGCCAACCCGGGCAAGCATTATCTTAAAGTGGTTGCTAAAACAACAGGGTTTAATTTCAACTACATGGATGTAAAAGCACTGAATACCGGACTTGCCCAAGTGAATGCTGAGGGCACGCAGGTCTATTTTAATCCATCTTCAAGCAAATTGGAAATAAAAACAAATGGTTTTGATTTTAATAAGATTGAAATTTTTGATATGATGGGCAAGTTGCTTTTGTCAAAACCCTGTGATGGGATGCCGAAGCTCTCAATACCAGTTGCCATTCCGGAGGGAGTGTGTTTGGTGAAAATTAGCAACGCTACGCAATTTCAAGTTAAAAAGGTTGCGGTTTCAGGTAAGAAGTAA